The following are encoded together in the Lathyrus oleraceus cultivar Zhongwan6 chromosome 3, CAAS_Psat_ZW6_1.0, whole genome shotgun sequence genome:
- the LOC127132101 gene encoding uncharacterized protein LOC127132101 has product MEAETRRKVEDMVLDILKKSNIEETTEFTVRVAASERLRIDLSDSLSKQFVRTIIESYLISIATDDKPEEPPQVSTEAVNVIHNEPPQECNNVVGVKRKNDDSEHVICQLSTKRNVTVRDFKGTPMVSIREFYLKDGKQKPTTKGISLPSEQWSNFKNSVPPIEEAITKLEGRIRSGHNGWKNGEVSSSVADVPVEPVPIEPVSIKPVPIELVPIEIVRFDGKNYQVWAEQIELLLKQLKINYVLTERCPNVMLGENNASAGEISITKAAEKRWANDDLMCRRNILSHLSDTLFNKYANRIMSAKELWEELKYVYLFEEYGTKRSLVKKYIEFQMVDEKEVADQIEELNLIADSIAAAGMHIEENFHVSVIISKLPRSWKDFCIKLMCEEHLPFWMLMERLTIEEESRNGVKQVGEPPSVNVRLHHDNKGGIKGSDIKPPPGFPRKFEPNGKNKTCYICGQKGHISKNCWRWL; this is encoded by the exons ATGGAGGCTGAAACTCGACGAAAAGTTGAAGACATGGTGTTGGATATTCTCAAAAAATCCAACATTGAAGAAACCACCGAGTTCACCGTCCGAGTTGCCGCTTCCGAACGACTCCGTATCGACCTTTCCGACTCACTCAGCAAACAATTTGTCAGAACCATTATCGAGTCTTACCTTATCTCCATCGCCACCGACGACAAACCGGAGGAACCGCCGCAAGTTTCCACCGAGGCAGTGAATGTGATACACAATGAACCGCCACAAGAGTGCAATAATGTGGTGGGAGTGAAACGCAAAAACGACGATTCCGAACACGTTATTTGTCAG CTATCAACCAAGAGGAATGTGACTGTCCGAGATTTCAAAGGGACGCCAATGGTGTCAATTAGGGAGTTTTATCTAAAAGATGGAAAACAGAAGCCCACTACTAAAG GGATAAGTTTACCTTCTGAACAATGGTCAAACTTCAAGAATAGTGTTCCTCCCATCGAGGAAGCTATCACAAAGTTGGAAGGAAGGATAAG ATCAGGGCATAATGGCTGGAAAAATGGAGAAGTTTCAAGTTCAGTTGCTGATGTTCCTGTTGAGCCTGTCCCTATTGAGCCAGTCTCTATTAAGCCTGTGCCCATTGAGCTTGTCCCTATTGAGATCGTCCGTTTTGATGGGAAGAATTACCAAGTTTGGGCTGAACAGATAGAATTACTCTTGAAACAGTTAAAGATTAATTATGTGCTTACCGAGCGATGCCCAAATGTTATGTTAGGGGAAAACAATGCTAGTGCTGGAGAAATTTCTATAACCAAAGCTGCTGAAAAGAGATGGGCAAATGATGATTTAATGTGTCGTCGCAACATCTTGAGCCATTTATCTGATACTCTATTCAACAAGTATGCAAATAGAATAATGAGTGCTAAGGAGTTATGGGAAGAGTTGAAATATGTTTATTTGTTTGAGGAATATGGAACCAAGAGATCTCTGGTGAAAAAGTATATTGAATTTCAAATGGTTGATGAAAAAGAAGTCGCTGATCAAATTGAAGAACTTAATCTCATTGCAGACTCTATTGCTGCTGCTGGAATGCATATAGAGGAGAACTTTCATGTCAGTGTCATCATTTCAAAGCTTCCACGGTCATGGAAAGACTTCTGCATCAAGTTAATGTGCGAGGAGCATCTACCTTTCTGGATGTTAATGGAGCGCTTAACAATAGAGGAAGAGTCTCGCAATGGAGTCAAACAAGTTGGTGAACCTCCTTCTGTTAATGTAAGATTGCACCATGACAATAAAGGAGGAATCAAGGGGTCTGACATTAAGCCGCCACCAGGTTTTCCAAGGAAGTTTGAACCTAATGGCAAGAACAAAACCTGTTATATTTGTGGTCAAAAGGGGCATATTTCTAAAAACTGTTGGAGATGGCTGTAA